The proteins below come from a single Desulfitobacterium metallireducens DSM 15288 genomic window:
- a CDS encoding phage integrase N-terminal SAM-like domain-containing protein produces the protein MTKEEVLSKLMFDVELKGLSKNTKDEYYSRVKSYQNHYNKPATELGEEDIREFLRYLTTEKKLASASVNTYNSALRFLYGVTLNIKLNLRQIPRHRKQRKFPDI, from the coding sequence ATGACAAAGGAAGAGGTTTTAAGCAAATTAATGTTCGATGTAGAACTGAAGGGGTTAAGCAAGAATACCAAGGATGAATACTATTCCAGAGTAAAGAGCTATCAGAACCACTACAATAAACCTGCAACTGAATTGGGCGAAGAGGATATTAGAGAGTTCCTCCGCTATCTTACCACCGAAAAAAAGCTAGCTTCCGCATCCGTAAATACTTACAACAGCGCTCTTCGCTTTTTGTACGGTGTAACACTAAACATCAAGTTGAACTTAAGGCAAATCCCTCGTCATCGTAAACAGCGTAAATTTCCAGACATCTGA